The Streptomyces sp. NBC_00306 sequence CGTGATCGTGATCAACGTCGTGGTCTGCAAAGACGCCGATTCGAGGTCGTCGTGGTGAGCCGGGCGGGCGCCGGGCCGGGGGTGTGGTGGCCCGTCGCGTTGATCGTCGCCGCCGCCGGAGCCGCGCTGACCGGCCGGGCCGCGGCCGACGCCGAGTGGCGGCAGATCCTGGCCGGCGGCTGCGCCGCCGTCGCGGTGCTGGTGATCGCCTGGGCCGTGATGCTGTCACGGCAGCTGGCGCTGGAGCGGGCGGGACGCGACCTCGACCGCCGCACCGCGGCCGCCCGCGGCGCCGAGATCGCCCACCTCGCGGCGGTCCGGCTGCCCGCGATCACCGAGCGGCTGCGCACGGGCCAGCGGCTGGACACCGTGCCGGGCCCGCTCGCACCCGCCGCGCACACCGGCGAGGAGTTCGCCCGTGCACTGACGGCCGTGGTCGACGCGCTCGGCTCGGACGACGCCGTGCGCCGCGAACGGGCGCTGCGGGACTCCGTCCAGGCGGCCTTCGAGTCGGTCGCCCGCAACATGCACGCCATGGCCACCGTCCAGCAGCAGGTGCTCGACCGCGTCGAGCAGACCATCGACGACCCGCGGCTGATGGCCGAGGTCATGAAGGCCGACCACGCGGCGGCCCAGATGACCCGCAAGTCGCAGACCCTGCTGGTGATGTGCGGCATCTGGCCGGCCCGGCGCGAGACCCGGCCGGTCTCGCTCTACGACTGCGTACGCGGCGCACAGTCCCGGATCGTGGAGTTCGGCCGGATCGACGTGCACGGCGGCCAGACGCTCTACGTCGTCCCGCCCGCGGTCGAGGGCCTGATGCACGCCGTCGCCGAACTCCTGGAGAACGCCACGGTCTTCTCCCCCTCCCGCACCCAGGTCGTCGTCACCGTCCGCGAGGTGGGCGCAGGCGCCGTCGTGGAGATCGACGACGCCGGGCTCGGCATGCCGCCGGACGTGCTCCACCAGGCCCAGGCCCGGCTGCGCGAGGAGATGGACCTGGCGAACCTCGGCGCGGTGCCGCGCCTCGGTCTCGCCTGCGTCGGGCGCTGGAGCCGGGAGCTCGGCTTCAAGGTGGAACTGACGGGAGCGTCCGCGTACGGCGGCACCCGTGCGGTGACCTTCGTGCCGTACCGGCTGCTGACCGAGCCGCTGTCGCACTTCTCCGACGTCACCGACCGCGGCACCGTCTCCGTGTCCCGGGCCGACCGGCCCGGCACCCACACATCGCCGCACGGCACAGCTCAACAGGCAGCCCTCCAGGGGCATGCCGCGCCGGGGGCGCTGCCTCGCCGGCGCAGCCGCCGCGGCGCCGCCGTGGAGGCCGCCGCCCAGCAGGCCCTCCAGGCACCGCCACCCGCGCCGGCCGCACCCGACGGGCCTGCCTGGACCCCGGAGGCCGCTCGGGCGTCGATCGCCAGTGTGGTCTCCGGTTCGCGCCGCGGGCGCGCTGCCGTGGAGGACACCACAACCGACCCGTACGACGAAAGCGATGGAGGCCGGCCGTGACCGGGACCATAACCAGACTTCCCGACCTGGGCTGGATGCTGCGACCGCTGACCGAGATCCCGGGCGTCCGGCACGCGGTGGTGGTCTCCGAGGACGGGCTGCGCCTCGGACACGCGTCGGCGGAGAACCTCTCGGGCCCCGTCGCCTCGCTCAGCGTGGGCGAGGCCGAGGCGCTCTCCGCGGCCTGCGCCGCGATGACGATGACCGGACGCTCCACCGCCGCGCTGCTGTTCGGCGGCGGCGCCGGGGTCCGTCAGCTGATGCTGGAGTCCGAGCACGGCTTCGTGCTCTTCACCCACGCGGGAGTGGGCGCGCATCTGGGCGTGGCCACCGACCCGAGTGCCGATGTCGGACTGGTCGCCCAGCAGATGCAGTTGCTGGTCGCGAAGATCGGCGCGCACCTGGCCAGCCAGCCGCGGGACCCGGTGACCGATTCGTCATGACCGACCGCCCGGAGGAACGGACCACATCGGCGGTACGCCCGTATGTGATCACAGGGGGACGCTCGGACAGCGGCGGTGAGCCGCTGTCCTGGGAGACCCTCGTGATGGCCACGGACGCCGCCTTTCCCGCGTCCCTCCAGCCGGAGCACCACATGATCCTGGCCCAGTGCCAGGGGCTGCTGTCGGTCGCCGAGGTGGCGGCCCACATCGGCCAGCCGCCCTCGGTCGTCCAGGTACTGCTGTCCGATCTCGTCGAGTGGGGACTGATCGTGGTCCGCCCGCCCGTCCCGCCGGCCGAACGCACCGATGTGACCATGCTCAGAAAGGTCCTCCATGGCCTCGAAAGCCGCCTCTGACGCCCCGGGCCGGGCGCCGGGTGACGCAGCGGGACACCCGGGCCCGCCCCCGGTCGCCCAGCCGGGCAAGTACGTCACCCCCAGCGTCGCGGGCGCCGCGAAGATCCTCGTCGTCGGACCGCTGGGGGTCGGCAAGACGACGCTCATCGGCACCGTCTCGGAGATCGCGCCGCTGTCGACCGAGGCGATGATGACGCGGGCCGGCGCCCGGGTCGACACCCACGTCCACAGCGGCAAGACGACCACCACCGTCGCCCTGGACTTCGGCCGGATGACGATCGACGGCGATCTGGTGCTCTATCTGTTCGGCACCCCGGGCCAGCCGCGCTTCCTGCCCGCCTGGCGGGACCTCGCCAAGGGCTCGCTCGGCGCGCTGGCCCTGGTCGACACCCGTGACCTGGAAGCCTCCTTCGACGCCCTGGGCAATCTGGAGGACCTCGGGCTGCCGTTCGCGGTCGCCGTCAATCTCTTCCCGGAAAGCCCGCAGCACGACGAGAAGGAGCTGCGGGCAGCGCTCGACCTGCTCCCCGAGACCCCGCTGGTCACCTGCGACGCCCGGGACGCCCGCTCGTCGGTCGGAGCACTGATCGCTCTGGTCAGCCACCTCATCAACGCCGCCACGGAGTCGTCATGACCGTCCCGCCCCCGCCCACCGGCACCTCCCGTCCGCCGGCCGGCGGGCGCTGCCCGGTGGCCACCCCGCTGTACGGCCCGGACCTCGACGGCGACACCATGCCCGCCTTCTACGAGAAGCTGCGCCGTGAACACGGCCCGGTGGCGCCGGTGACCATCGCGCCCGGCATGCAGGCCTGGCTGGTGCTCGGCCACCGCGAACTGCTCCGGCTCACCCGCGAGGAGCAGGACTTCTCGCACGACCCGCGCCGCTGGACCCTGCTGCGCGAGGGACGGGTGCCGCTCGACTCGCCGATCATGCCGATGGTCGGCTGGCGGCCCGCGCTGCTGTTCACCGACGGGCAGCAGCACCGCCGGATGCGCTCCGCCGTCTCGCACGCACTGGCCTGCATCAACGGGCACGAACTGCGCCGCAGCGTACGGGCCACCGCCGAGCGGCTGATCGCCTCCTTCGCCGACCGCCGCGAGGCGGACCTGGTGCCGCACTACGCGCGCAAGCTGCCGCTCCAGGTCATCACCGGCCTGCTCGGCCTGGACGAACGGACCGGCCAGCAGCTGGTGCAGGCGATCGCCGGGATGGTCGCCGCCAACGCGGACTCCGTCAACGCCGCCCAGCGCATGAACACGATCCTCCAGGGCCTCATCGAGGAGAAGCGGCGCAGACCCGGCAACGACGTCACCTCGTCCCTGCTGCACCACCCGGCCCGTCTCACCGACGAGGAGGTGCTGCACAACCTCGTGGTGATGTTCGTGGCCGGCAACCAGACCACCGTCAACTGGATCGCGACCACGCTGCGCATCCTGCTGTGCGACCCGGCCTTCCGCTCCTCGCTCACCGGCGGGCACCTGAGCGTGGACGACGCGCTCGACCTGGTGCTGTGGCGCTACCCGCCGACGCAGAACTTCCCCGCCCGCTACGCCACCCGGGACCTGGAGTTCGGCGGCCAGCACATCCGCACCGGCGACATGCTCCTCCTCGGCCTCGCGGGAGCCAACCAGGACCCCGAGGTCCTGCCGCCCGACGGCGTCCCGGTGACCGGCAACCGCTCGCACCTGGCGTTCGGCGCGGGTCCGCACACCTGCCCGGCGCAGGACCCGGCCCGGCTCATCACCCGTACCGCCGTGGACACCATCCGGCACCGGCTGCCCGATCTGGAGCTGGCCGTACCGGAGTCGGACCTGGGGTGGATCAAGTCGCCCTGGAGCAAGGGGCTGGCGGCGCTGCCGGTGCGGTTCACCGAGCCGCAGCTGCCGCAGGCCGCGCAGTCCCCCACCGCAGAGCAGCAGGCCTTCTCGCCGACCTTCCCGCAGTCAGGAGAGCCCCGTTGAACACCTCCCCCAGCACGCCGCACCGCATGGACCCGGCCGGTGGCTGCCCGCACGCGGCCAACGCCCGGCTGCTCGCCGAGAACGCGGTGGCCGAGGTCGTCCTGCCCGGCGACGTCCCGGCCATGGCCGTCCTGGGGCACGAGGCACTCAAGGAGTTCCTCGCCCGGCCCGACGTCGCCAAGGGGGCGGCGCACTTCGCCGCGCTCCAGGCCGGTGAGATACCCGACGGCTGGCCGCTGAAGACCTTCGCCACCGTGCAGGGGATGACCACCGCCGACGGGGACGACCACCGCAGGCTGCGGTCGCTGGTGAGCAAGGCGTTCACCGCCCGCCGGGTGGAGGCGCTGCGGCCGAGGATCGCCACGGTGACCGCCGAGCTGCTCGACGGCCTCGCCGACGCGGCCGCGGCGGGCGGCGGAGTCGCCGATCTGCGCACCCACTTCGCGCTCCCGCTGCCGATGGGCGTGATCTGCGAACTCCTCGGCGTGGACGCCGAGCACCAGGACCGGCTGCACCATCTGTCGAACCAGGTCGTGAGCACCTCCATCGGTCCCGAGGAGGCGATGGCCGCCAACCGCGAGATGGTGGAACTCCTCGCCACGGTGGCCGCGACCCGTATGCAGGACCCCGGCACCGATCTGACCAGCGCGCTGATCGCGGCCCGCGAGGAGGACGGCGACCGGCTCAGCCGCCAGGAGCTGATCGGCACCCTGCTGCTGATGATCATCGCGGGTCACGAGACCACGCTGAACCTGATCACCAACGCCGTGCGCGCCCTGTGCACCCACCGCGACCAGCTGGAGCTGGCGCAGTCCGGCAAGGCGGGCTGGGCGGACGTGGTGGAGGAGACGCTGCGCTGGGACAGCCCGGTCAGCTTCTTCCCGTTCCGCTATCCCACCCGCGACATCACGCTGGACGGGACCGTGATCCCCCAGGGGACACCGGTGCTGGCCGGGTACTCGGCGGCCGGCCGCGACGCGGCCGCGCACGGGCCGGACGCGGACCGCTTCGACATCACGCGCACCGCCGCGACCCGGCATCTCTCCCTCGGTCACGGCGCGCACTACTGTCTGGGCGCGCCGCTGGCCCGGATGGAGGCGACGATCGCGCTGGAGCAGCTGTTCACCCGCTTCCCGCAGCTGGACCTCGCGGTGCCCGACGGCGAACTGCCGCGCCACGCCAGCTTCGTGGGCAACAGCGTGCAGAAGCTCCCGGTGCGGCCGGGGGGCTGACACGGCGGGTCGGGGCGCGGTTCCAGCGGGTACGGCAGCCCGGCAGCCCCCGCGCCTCGCTCAGCGCAGCGCCGCGTCCACCGCGGCCTGCGCGTGCAGCCGGGTCGTCGGGAACACCGGCACCGGGCTGTCCCCGGCCCCGATCAGCAGCTCGATCTCGGTGCAGCCGAGGATGACGCCCTCCGCGCCCTCCGCGACCAGTGCGGCGATGACCTCCTGGTAGGCGGTACGGGACTCCTCGCGTACGACACCGAGGCAGAGCTCCTCGTAGATCACCCGGTGCACCAGAGCGCGCCCTGCGGCGTCCGGGACGATGACGTCGAGCCCGTGCCCCGCGAGCCGGTCGCGGTAGAAGTCCTGCTCCATGGTGAAGGCGGTGCCGAGCAGCCCGACCTTGCCGAGGCCCGCGGACCGTACGGCGTCGGCGGTGGCGTCCCCCAGGTGCAGCAGCGGGACGGAAACGGCCGCTTCGACCTGCCCCGCCACCTTGTGCATGGTGTTGGTGCAGATCAGCAGGAGTTCGGCGCCCGCGGCCTCCAGCCCCTTCGCGGCGTCGGCGAGGATCTCGCCCGCCCGCTCCCACTCCCCCGCGGCCTGAAGCTCCTCGATGTCGGCGAAGTCGACGGAGTGCAGTACGCACCGGGCGGAGTGCAGACCGCCGAGCCTCTCGCGGACGAACTCGTTGAGAAGCCGGTAGTACTCCGCGCTGGATTCCCAGCTCATGCCGCCGATCAGCCCGATGGTCCTCATCGCTTCACTGTGCCAGCCCCGCGGGCGGCGGGGCGAGCTGCGGCCCCCGGCCGGGGTGACCGACACTGGAGGGCATGTCTGAGGTCATCGCCGTCACCGGAGCCGGCGGCCGCATCGGCGGCCGTGTCGCACGTCGTCTCGCCGAACAGGGCGCCGCGGTGCGTCTGTTGGGACGGGATCCGGCGCGACTGCCACGGATCGCGGGGTCATCGATCGCGCCGGGCGCCCCGTACGGGGACGGCGAGGCGATGCGCGGGGCGTGCGAGGGCACGGGAACCCTCTTCCTCGTCTCCGCGCACGAGGCGCGGGACCGGGTGAGGGAGCACACCACCGCCGTCGACGCGGCCGTCGCGGCGGGCGTCGGCCGGATCGTGTATGTGTCCTTCCTCGGTGCCTCGCCGGACGCCACGTTCACCTTCGCCCGCGACCACTGGCACACCGAGCAGCACATCCGGGCTTCGGGAGTACGCCACACCTTCCTGCGCGACAGCTTCTATCTGCTCGCACTGGCGTCGATGGCCGGGGCGGACGGGGTGATCCGCGGGCCGGCGGGCGAGGGACGGGTCTCGGCCGTCGCCCACGACGACATCGCGGACTCGGCGGTGAGCGTGCTGCTCGGGGAGGGCCACGACGGCCGGACGTACGACATCACCGGACCGGCGGCCCTCTCGCTGACCGAGGTGGCCGCCGAACTGAGCCGCGTCACCGGCCGCACGGTCCGCTACGAGAACGAGACCCGGCAGCAGGCCTACGCCTCACGCGCCGGCTACGGCGCCGAGGACTGGGAGGTGACCGGCTGGGTCACCTCCTACGAGGCCATCGCGAACGGGGAGATGGCCGAGGTCTCCGGCGCGGTGCCGGAGCTGACCGGGCGTCCCGCGCAGAGCCTCGCCCGCTACCTGGCCGAGAACCCGGACGCCTACCGGCACCTGACGCCCTGACGCCACACGTCGCTCACCAGCGGCACGCCGGGACGGTAGGCGAGATGGACATGGCTCGGCGCGTCGAGCAGGGCGATGTCCGCACGGGCGCCGGGCGCGATCCGGCCGATGTCGGTTCGGCGCAGGGCGGCCGCGCCGCCCGCGGTCGCCGACCAGATCGCCTCGTCCGGGGTCATCCCCATGTCGCGTACGGCGAGGGCGATGCAGAACGGCATCGACGAGGTGAACGACGAGCCCGGGTTGCAGTCGGTCGACAGCGCCACGGTGGCTCCCGCGTCGAGCAGCCGGCGCGCGTCCGGCCACACGGCCCGGGTCGAGAACTCCGCGCCGGGCAGCAGCGTGGCGACCGTACCGCCGCTCGCGAGCGCGTCGACGTCCGCGTCCGTGAGATGCGTGCAGTGGTCGGCGCTGGCCGCGTCGAGTTCGACGGCGAGCTGGACCCCGGGGCCGAAGCTGAGCTGGTTGGCGTGCACGCGGGGGATGAGGCCCTTCGCCCGGCCCGCCGTGAGGATCGCGCGTGCCTGGTCGCCGTCGAAGGCGCCTTTCTCGCAGAAGACGTCGATCCAGCGGGCGTGGGGCGCACAGGCGTCGAGCATCTCCCCAGTGACCAGGTCGACGTAGCCGGCGGGGTCGTCGGCGTAGTCGGGCGAGACGATGTGCGCGCCGAGGTAGGTGACCTCCTCGGTGTGCTGCGCGGCGATGCGCAGGGCGCGGGCCTCGTCGTGGGTGGTGAGGCCGTATCCGGACTTGGTCTCGAAGGTGGTCGTGCCCTGCCGCAGGGCCTCGTCGAGATAGCGGGTCAGATTCGCCTCGAGGGCGGCGTCGCTCGCGGCGCGGGTGGCGGCGACGGTGGTCCGGATGCCGCCGGCGGAGTAGGCGCGGCCGGACATGCGGGCGTTGAACTCCGCGGTGCGGTCGCCGCCGAAGACGAGGTGGGAGTGGGAGTCGACGAACCCGGGGATCACGGCGCGGCCGCCGGCGTCGAAGGCCTCGTCGGCGGCGGGGGCGTCCGCGGCCGCTCCGACCCACGCGATGCGGTCGCCGTCGATGACGACGGCGGCGTCGAGGACGAGGCCGAGGGGGGTGGCGTCGCCCTGGGCGGGGTCGTTGGTGACGAGGCTGCCGATATTGGTGACGAGCGTGCTCATGGGGTCCTCTCGGGTCGTTCCGTACCGGGGCGCATCCGGCCCCGCGCCCGCGGCGCCGGCGATGCCGGCGGCCGCGCGCGCTCAGGCGTTCCAGGCCTCAGGCCCTCAGCCCGGTGATCGCTTCCGCCAGGGCCGATGCCACGTCCGGAACCAGTGTGTGGGTGCCGGAGCGCACCACATGACGGCCCGCGACCACCGTGTCCCGTACATCCGCCGAGGTCGCGGCGAACACCGCCGTCTCCGCCGCCAGCCGCGCCACCGGGCCCGCCGTGCGGACCGAGTCCAGGGCCACGGTCGTGAAGTCGGCGAGCGCGCCGGTCTCCAGGCGTCCCGCCTCCTGCCAGCCCAGTGCCGCGTGCCCGTCGCCGGTTGCGGCCCGCAGCAGCGCCGCCGCCGTCCAGTGGCCCCGGGTCCGGGTCCGCAGGCGTTCGTTCAGCTCCATCGCCCGCGCCTCCTCCAGCAGGTCGATCACCGCGTGGCTGTCGCTGCCGAGCGAGAGGGGTGATCCGGCGCGCTGGAGGGCGGCGGCCGGGCCGATGCCGTCGGCAAGATCGCGTTCGGTGGTCGGGCACATGCAGGTGCCCGTGCCGGTGGAGCCGATGAGCGCGATGTCCTCGTCCGTCAGATGGGTGTTGTGCACGCCCGTCGTCCGGGGGCCGAGCACACCGTGGTCGGCGAGCAGCCGCGTCGGGGTGACGCCGTGCGCCGCGCGGCAGGCGTCGTTCTCGGCCGTCTGCTCGGAGAGATGGACGTGCAGCGGGGCCCGCCGGGCGGACGCCCAGGCGGCGACGGTCTCGAGCTGCGCCGCCGGCACCGCCCGTACGGAGTGGACGGCCGCGCCGATCCGCACCTGGTCGCTGTCCTTGAGCAGCGCGGCACGCGCCGCCCACGCGTCCGCGGTCTTGTCGGAGAACCGGAGCTGGTGGGCGTCGGGCGCCTTGCCGAAGCCGGACGACAGATAGGCCGTGTCGAGCAGGGTGATGCGGATGCCCGCGTCCGCGGCCGCCGCGATCAGGGCCTCGCCCATGGCGTTGGGGTCCGCGTACGGCACCCCGCCGTGCCCGTGGTGCAGATAGTGGAACTCGCCCACCGCGGTGATCCCCGCCAGCGCCATCTCCGCGTACACCGCCCGCGCCAACGCGTGGTACGTCTCCGGGGTCAGCCGGGACGACACCTGGTACATCACCTCGCGCCAGGTCCAGAACGTGCCCGAGCCGACCTGGACGGTGCCGCGCAGCGCCCGGTGGAAGGCGTGCGAGTGCGTATTGGCGAGGCCCGGCAGCGTCAGCCCGCGCAGCGCCACGGCGCCGGGCTCCGGTGCCCCGACGCCGGTGCGGACGGCCACGATCCGGCCGTCTCGCACGTCCAGTGCCACACCCGGCTCGACATAGCTGTCCAGCCAGGCGTGCTCGGCCCAGTACGTCGTCAGCGGCACGCGAGACCCTCCAGTACGTCGGCGAGCGCCAGTACCCCGGCCACGCAGTCCTCCTCGGCCGCGAACTCGGCCGGGGAGTGCGAGACACCCGTGGGGTTCCGTACGAACAGCATGGCGGTCGGGACCGAGCCGGAGAGGATTCCGGCGTCGTGTCCCGCGCCCGTGCCGAGGACGGGCACCCGTCCGCCGAGGATCCGGTTCAGCTCGTCGCGCAGGGCGTGCTCGAACTCGACGACTGGCGTGAAGGACTCCCGTACGACGGTGAGGTCGACGCCGTCGCGCTGGGCGCGCTCCTTGGCGGCCTGCTCGACCGCGGCGACGACGGTGTCGAGGGTGGCCTGGTCGGCGGCGCGTGAGTCCAGCCAGCCGCGCACCAGTGACGGGATGGCGTTGACGCCGTTCGGTTCGACGGAGATCTTGCCGAAGGTGGCGACCGCGCCGGCGAGTTCGGCCTCGCGACGGGCGGCCAGGACGGTCTCCGCGTACGTCAGCATCGGGTCGCGGCGGTCCACGAGGCGGGTGGTGCCGGCGTGGTTCGCCTCGCCGTGGAAGTCGAACCGCCAGCGGCCGTGCGGCCAGATGGCGGAGGCGATGCCCACCGCGTCGCCGGACAGGTCGAGCGCGCGGCCCTGTTCGACGTGCAGCTCGACGAACGCCCCGATCCGGGCGAGCCGCTCCGGGTCGGGCCCGATCGTCTCGGGGTCGTAGCCCGCCGCCTCCATGGCCTCGGGCAGCGAGACGCCGTCGCCGTCCCGGAGCTGATACGCCGTCTCCTTGGTCAGCTGCCCGGCGCTGAGCCGGGAGCCGACGCAGGCGAGGCCGAAGCGGGCGCCCTCCTCGTCACCGAAGTTGGTGACGGCCACCGGCCGGGTGAACTCCGCTCCCCTGCGACGGAGTTCGTCGAGCGCGGCGAAGGAGGACACCACACCGAGCGGGCCGTCGAAGGCTCCGCCGTCGGGGACGGAGTCGAGGTGCGAGCCCGTCACGACGGCGTTGCCGGCCTGGGGGTCGCCGTGCCAGGCCCACTGGTTGCCGTTGCGGTCGGTCTCGTAGGCGAGGCCGCGGGCCTCGGCCTGCTCCTGGAACCAGGTCCGGCAGTCGGCATCGGCCCCGGTCCACGCGTGGCGCCGGTAGCCCTTGGTCTCCGCGTGCCGCCCCACGGGGGCGAGCTCGGCCCACATCGAGTGGAACGAGCCACCGGCGTCGCTCACGCCTCCTCCCGCATCGGGACGCGGACGCCCTTGTCGTCGGCGACGGACTCGGCGATGTCGTAGCCCGCGTCGACGTGCCGGATGACGCCCATGCCCGGGTCGTTCGTCAGCACGCGGCGGATCTTCTCGCCCGCGAGCTTGGTGCCGTCGGCCACCGAGACCTGGCCGGCGTGGATGGAGCGGCCCATGCCGACACCGCCGCCGTGGTGGATGGAGACCCAGGACGCACCGGAGGCGACGTTGACCATCGCGTTCAGCAGCGGCCAGTCCGCGATGGCGTCCGAGCCGTCGAGCATGGCCTCGGTCTCGCGGTACGGGGACGCCACCGAGCCGCAGTCCAGGTGGTCGCGGCCGATCGCGAGGGGGGCGGCCAGCTCGCCGCTCGCCACCATGTCGTTGAACCGCTCGCCGGCGCGGTCCCGCTCGCCGTAGCCGAGCCAGCAGATACGGGCCGGGAGGCCCTGGAAGTGGACCCGCTCGCCGGCCATCTTGATCCAGCGGTGCAGCGACTCGTTCTCGGGGAAGAGCTCGAGCATCGCCTTGTCGGTCTTGTGGATGTCCGAGGCCTCGCCGGACAGGGCCGCCCAGCGGAAGGGACCCTTGCCCTCGCAGAACAGCGGCCGGATGTAGGCGGGCACGAAGCCGGGGAAGTCGAACGCCCGGTCGTAACCGGCCAGTTGGGCCTCACCGCGGATGGAGTTGCCGTAGTCGAAGACCTCGGCACCGGCGTCCATGAAACCGACCATCGCCTCGACGTGCCGGGCCATGGACTCCCGGGCGCGCTGGGTGAAGTCGGCGGGCTTCTCGGCGGCGTAGGAGGCCATGTCGTCGAAGTCGACGCCGAGCGGCAGGTACGCCAGCGGGTCGTGCGCCGAGGTCTGGTCGGTCACGATGTCGACGGGCGCGCCCTCGGCGAGCATCCGCGGCAGCAGCTCCGCCGCGTTGCCGAGGAGGCCGATGGAGAGCGGGCGGCGGGCGTCCCGCGCCTCGGTCGCCAGCTGGAGCGCGTGCTCCAGGGAGTCGGCGCGCACGTCCAGGTAGCGGTGCTCGATACGGCGGTCGATGGCGCGCGGGTCGACGTCGATGCAGATCGCGACGCCGTCGTTCATGGTCACGGCGAGCGGCTGGGCGCCGCCCATGCCGCCGAGGCCGGCGGTGAGGGTGATCGTCCCGGCGAGGGTGCCGCCGAACTTCTTGGCCGCGACCGCGGCGAAGGTCTCGTACGTGCCCTGGAGGATGCCCTGGGTGCCGATGTAGATCCAGGAGCCGGCCGTCATCTGGCCGTACATCGTGAGGCCGAGGGACTCCAGGCGCCGGAACTCCTCCCAGTTCGCCCAGTCGCCGACCAGGTTGGAGTTGGCGATGAGCACACGCGGGGCCCACTCGTGCGTCTGCATGACGCCGACGGGGCGGCCGGACTGGACGAGCATCGTCTCGTCCTGCTTGAGCGTCCGCAGCGTGCGCACCATGGCGTCGTAGGAGCGCCAGTCGCGGGCGGCCTTGCCGGTGCCGCCGTAGACGACGAGCTTGTCGGGGTGCTCGGCGACCTCGGGGTCGAGGTTGTTCTGCAGCATGCGGAGGGCGGCTTCCTGCTGCCATCCCAGGGCGCTCAGTTCCGTACCGCGCGGTGCCCGTACCGGAGTGGAGGGCGGCCCGGAGGGCCTCGGCTGAGGGCGGTGGTGGGGGACGGGTGGGAGGGGTCCTGACATGGCGATGCCTCCTCGCGACTGCGACTGCGACTGCTGGTGCGACGGTGAATGTTGCCGCTTCTATTCACATCCTGGAGGTCTGAATAGTCTTAGTCAACAGCTGCACCCGGTCCCGCCGGATGATTGGCTGGCACACATGTCTTCCGAACGCCGGGACCGAGCCGTACGAGCAGCCGTCGAGCAGGGCCTTCTCACCGAGGAGCAACCCGTCGCGGCCCTCCTCGACGTGGCCGGGATCCGCACCGGTGCCGCCGCCCTGCGGGACGCCTTCGCCGCCGTGACCGACGCGCCCGTGCTGCACGCCTTCGCGGTGAAGGCCGCGCCCCTCGTGCCCGTGCTGGCGCTGCTCGACGACGAGGGCATCGGGGCGGAGGTCGCGAGCCCCGGCGAGCTGGCGCTGGCCCGGGCCGCGGGTGTACGCCCCGAGCGCATCGTGCTCGACTCCCCCGCCAAGACCCCCGCCGAGCTGCGCGAGGCCCTCGCCCTCGGCATCGCGGTCAACGCCGACAACCCCCAGGAACTCGCGCGCATCGACGCCCTCGTACGGTC is a genomic window containing:
- the hutI gene encoding imidazolonepropionase codes for the protein MSTLVTNIGSLVTNDPAQGDATPLGLVLDAAVVIDGDRIAWVGAAADAPAADEAFDAGGRAVIPGFVDSHSHLVFGGDRTAEFNARMSGRAYSAGGIRTTVAATRAASDAALEANLTRYLDEALRQGTTTFETKSGYGLTTHDEARALRIAAQHTEEVTYLGAHIVSPDYADDPAGYVDLVTGEMLDACAPHARWIDVFCEKGAFDGDQARAILTAGRAKGLIPRVHANQLSFGPGVQLAVELDAASADHCTHLTDADVDALASGGTVATLLPGAEFSTRAVWPDARRLLDAGATVALSTDCNPGSSFTSSMPFCIALAVRDMGMTPDEAIWSATAGGAAALRRTDIGRIAPGARADIALLDAPSHVHLAYRPGVPLVSDVWRQGVRCR
- a CDS encoding formimidoylglutamate deiminase, with translation MPLTTYWAEHAWLDSYVEPGVALDVRDGRIVAVRTGVGAPEPGAVALRGLTLPGLANTHSHAFHRALRGTVQVGSGTFWTWREVMYQVSSRLTPETYHALARAVYAEMALAGITAVGEFHYLHHGHGGVPYADPNAMGEALIAAAADAGIRITLLDTAYLSSGFGKAPDAHQLRFSDKTADAWAARAALLKDSDQVRIGAAVHSVRAVPAAQLETVAAWASARRAPLHVHLSEQTAENDACRAAHGVTPTRLLADHGVLGPRTTGVHNTHLTDEDIALIGSTGTGTCMCPTTERDLADGIGPAAALQRAGSPLSLGSDSHAVIDLLEEARAMELNERLRTRTRGHWTAAALLRAATGDGHAALGWQEAGRLETGALADFTTVALDSVRTAGPVARLAAETAVFAATSADVRDTVVAGRHVVRSGTHTLVPDVASALAEAITGLRA
- a CDS encoding allantoate amidohydrolase, yielding MWAELAPVGRHAETKGYRRHAWTGADADCRTWFQEQAEARGLAYETDRNGNQWAWHGDPQAGNAVVTGSHLDSVPDGGAFDGPLGVVSSFAALDELRRRGAEFTRPVAVTNFGDEEGARFGLACVGSRLSAGQLTKETAYQLRDGDGVSLPEAMEAAGYDPETIGPDPERLARIGAFVELHVEQGRALDLSGDAVGIASAIWPHGRWRFDFHGEANHAGTTRLVDRRDPMLTYAETVLAARREAELAGAVATFGKISVEPNGVNAIPSLVRGWLDSRAADQATLDTVVAAVEQAAKERAQRDGVDLTVVRESFTPVVEFEHALRDELNRILGGRVPVLGTGAGHDAGILSGSVPTAMLFVRNPTGVSHSPAEFAAEEDCVAGVLALADVLEGLACR
- the hutU gene encoding urocanate hydratase produces the protein MSGPLPPVPHHRPQPRPSGPPSTPVRAPRGTELSALGWQQEAALRMLQNNLDPEVAEHPDKLVVYGGTGKAARDWRSYDAMVRTLRTLKQDETMLVQSGRPVGVMQTHEWAPRVLIANSNLVGDWANWEEFRRLESLGLTMYGQMTAGSWIYIGTQGILQGTYETFAAVAAKKFGGTLAGTITLTAGLGGMGGAQPLAVTMNDGVAICIDVDPRAIDRRIEHRYLDVRADSLEHALQLATEARDARRPLSIGLLGNAAELLPRMLAEGAPVDIVTDQTSAHDPLAYLPLGVDFDDMASYAAEKPADFTQRARESMARHVEAMVGFMDAGAEVFDYGNSIRGEAQLAGYDRAFDFPGFVPAYIRPLFCEGKGPFRWAALSGEASDIHKTDKAMLELFPENESLHRWIKMAGERVHFQGLPARICWLGYGERDRAGERFNDMVASGELAAPLAIGRDHLDCGSVASPYRETEAMLDGSDAIADWPLLNAMVNVASGASWVSIHHGGGVGMGRSIHAGQVSVADGTKLAGEKIRRVLTNDPGMGVIRHVDAGYDIAESVADDKGVRVPMREEA